The nucleotide sequence CAGGGCGTAACCATGCTTTGCCAGCGGCGCGAAGACGAGCCAAAAAGGTCGACCAGGCGGTTGACGAGTGAAGAGTCTCTCACAGCAGGATTCGATGTGCTCACAGTTGGCTCCTGTCAAACAATTCAGTGACACGCAATCCGTAGTTGCCGTCGACGATCATGACTTCACCACGCGCCAGCACGCGATCGCCGAGGACGAGGTCGATTGGTTCTTCCACTTTTCGATCGAGTTCGATTACGGATCCGGGCCCGAGGGCGGCCAATTTCGCAAGCGTGATGGACTGCTGTCCGAATCGCAATGTGACGTCCAGAGCAGCGTCCATGACCAGCTTGAAGTTGCCCGCACCATCGAGTGCAGAGGTTCGTGCGTTGACCAGATTGTTGATGGTGAGATTCGAATGGCAAAGGAAATATGCACGCACCGTGGGACGGTCAGCACTTGTTGCCTCGAGAACAATTGTCTGCTGGGGAGTCCACGTCGGAGGGTCGCAAGCTTCCATGCGGCCCACTAGCGGTCCATGATTTGCCTGAAACGCGCTCATCGCCGCCACCAGCGCCTGCCGCAGGTTCTGTTGGATCGCGGAGGCCCCAGCATCGGGGGTGGCGTCAGATTGTGGCCGCCCGGGATCACAGGACATCTCTTCCAACGTTTGCAGGCCGTCAGTGGGAATCACCAGGGCCGCGTCCCCAAGAAGCGAGCCGTCGAAGGATATTCCTATGCATAGGGGATGAGTTCCAGCATCCGACAGATCTCCATTTTCGAGCGTGACCTGGCAAGAGGTGCCGAGCAAGCGGCCAACGGCGTCAGCCCATGGCTTCGTAAGGCTTTCCAGTAAGTTTGAAATTGCGTTCTCCAGGGTGAGTTCGTTCATTGCAGTTCGGACCTCCGTGATTCAATACCGGTTGAAGGAATAGGTTGTTCAATCTTTGCGGCTCTCCAGTGGCCATTCCGGGCCGGTAGCGCCGAAAATATCTCTCGTCCGCCAACTAAGAGATGGGCCGGCTGATCGGCCCGCAAAGGAAGTTTCAGCAGAGAGTTGAGGCCGAGTTCTACCAGGTCTCGAATGGCAACACGCATGGCAGGAAGGACGAGTTCCGTTGAAACAGACATTGTGGAAAGTGCGTCTCCAAATTCCTTGCTCATGGGTGGGGCGGAATTTGCCGCCAGCGCTGGTCCTGGAAGATTCAATGCTTTGGCCATGGATTCGACCAGAGAAGGGTTGAGTAGAACGCTGATCTTTCCTTCGTTCTCTCCCAACTTCATCTTGAAATCCAGACTCAGCAGGCGTCCCGATGGTGGAATGAGGCGGCGAGCGGCTTTGCCAACGCTGAGATCGGAGTGGAGACGGAGATGCAATTCGTGCCAGGCGATTTCCAGTTCGCGCGCCACCATTCGACTCATTTCGGAGAGGATTTGGACGTCGACTTCAGTCAATTCGGGTCGATCGAGAGGTTTCTCTCCGGAGCCGCCGAGCAAAAGGTCGAGGCAGGCAGCCGCAATCGGAGCGTCAATGACGACAAAGACCGGTGACGGGTGCGACTCGATCTTGAGCGCGACCGGAAGCGAACCGGGTGTGAGAGTCTCCGCGACCTGTTCGTAGAGCATCTCTCGGGCTGCGGACGGTTCGAGTTCGACCAGCGCGCGGAAATAGACGCTCAATGACCGGGCCAGTCCCCGAGCAAAGGGGCGGTGAAGATTGCTAACGAAATCAACGGAACTTTCTGGGATTCCTGCGCCGCTTTGCGCATCCCATTTCTGGACCGATCGAAACATAAGCTTGCGCTCTGGGCGCGCAGCTGACGAGCTCTCCGGGGCGGCTACTTCGGGCGAGTTAACGACGCTCTCTTTGTTTTCGGCCATGACACTTCCTAGGCTCCGGCTACAAACGATCGGAAGCCCTCGATTTCCTTGTCTTCGAGAAATGTGCGCAGCTTGGTCAGGGCAGCACAATGAATTTGTGAAATGCGCGATTCCCGAACATCGAGGATCGTGGCGATTTCCTGCATGGTGAGTTGCTCGACGTAGTACAGCGAAATAACCTGCTGTTCTCTTTCGGTTAATTCGCGAATTGCCTGGGCAAGGTGCTGCTGCATCTCCGCGCGTACATAGCGGGCAAAGGGGCTGTCCTCGGGGGCTGCCGGCGCCGACTCAATCAGGTCATGGGTTTCGGTACGATCCACTCCCTGCGAGACTTGCTGGCCAACGGTTTCCAGGCTATCGAGAGTCCTGGTGAGCTTGTGAAGCGCGACCAGCGTTACACCTAGTTCTCCAGCGATTTCTTCTTCGGTGGGCTGACGGCCCAGGCGCAGCGAAAGGTGCGTGGTGGCTTCGTCGAGCTTACGGCCGCGTGTTCGAGTGCGACGCGAAGCATGATCGAGGCTGCGAAGGCTGTCAATGATTGCCCCGCGAATCCGAAACTGGGCATAGGACTTGAACTGAACGTTCTTGCTCGGATCGAACTTACGCGCCGCGCCGAGGAGACCGAGGACACCTGCATGGACGAGATCCTCGAACGGGACCGACTGCGGCAAACGTTCGTGGATGCGGCGGGCGATGAATTGCACCTCCTGCAGTTGGCCAAGGACGAGCTGATCACGCTCTTCCAGAGTCTGTGAGTTTTGAGCGTACGTCTGTTCCGCGGGTGTCATGATGTCCTCGCTGGCGTGAGACTATTTGTGGTCATTGGACAACTCCCATGGCATGCACTGGAGTGGTCGCAGGAATTTCGGTCGGAGAAAGAACGACGATCTTCGGCAAAAATGGCTCGAGAATTCTCCGCAGGTAGAAGCGTCCGGGAGAGGAACAGAGCAAGACCGGAGGAGCCTGGGTCACTTGGTCTCCAAGCAAATGCTGCAGCCCTTCCAGAATTCGCCGCACCAGTGACGGATGCGGTCCGCTACCGGCGGCATAGGCAGTACCGTTGGCTGCGCGCGTACATTCGTCTTCAATCGCAGCGGCCAGGGTCACGACCTTGAGTTCTCCACGGGGATCGAGGAGTGGGCGGACGAGCGCTCGTCCCAGCGCGTGGCGGGCTGCCTCTACCAGAACGACTGGATTCTTGTTGATCGCTGCAGTTTCAACCAACGCTTCAAGAATTGTCCCCAAATCGCGAATCGACACGCGTTCACGCAACAACTGCTGCAGAACCTTCTGTACCTCGCCCAGGGTCATCAACTTGGGAACAAGTTCCTCGATCAACTTGGGATGGCTCTCATTCAGCAGGTCGATCAGACGTTTGGTCTCCTGTCGAGTCAGGAGTTCGTAGGCGTTCTGGCGGACAATTTCACTCAGGTGGGTGCTCATCGTCGTGGTGGGGTCGACGACGGTATAACCAAGTGAAATCGCTTTTGCCTCCAGATCTTTGGATATCCAACGGGCGGGGGCATTGAACGCGGGCTCGTGGGTATCCTGCCCAGGGATCAGGAGTGGACCATCCTGCGAACTGAGAGCCAGCAGTGAGTCGCGGCGAAGTTCCCATCGTGAGATTTCTACACCGCGCAGATACACGACATATTCGTTCTCGCGAAGAGAGAGATTGTCCGTGATGTGAATGGGCGGTACGAGAAATCCAATCTGGCGGGCTAAGTGTTTACGGAGCGCACGAATCTTGGGTAACAGTTGGCCGCTCTGCTTTTCGTCGGCGAGTGGGACCAAGCCGAAGCCAACCTCGAGCGCCAGGTCGTCGAGCTTGAAGGTTGAATTGGCGATCTCTGGCGCTGCAGTTGCCGGTGCGCCCGCCTTCGCTGTAGTTGTTGCCAGCGCCTTGGGGTCGTCGATTTTTTCTTTGATGCGGCGGGCAACCGCGACCAGGACCAGGGCAGCCAGCACGAATGACAGTTTTGGCATGCCGGGCACGAGTGCGAGCAGCAACATAGCACCCGCGGCCAGCCACAATGGTCGTTTCTTGCCAAACACCTGTTGCCGGACGTCAGTGGCGAGGCTGGCATCGGACGAAGCGCGCGTCAATACCATCGCGCCCGCTACTGAAACCAGCAGCGAAGGAATGATGCTGACCAGGCCGTTGCCAACGGTGAGAATGGTGTAGGTCTTGAGCGCTTCCTGGAAAGCCAGGCCCTGCTGGAATACACCGATCAAGAAGCCGGCGATAATATTGATGGCTGTGATCAGAATCGTGGCCATGGAATCGCGCTGGTTAAAGCGCGCAGCGCCGTCCATGGCACCGTAGAACTCAGCTTCTCGCGCAATTTTCTCGCGACGCTCGCGAGCCTGGTGCTCGTCGATCAGGCCGGCATTCAGGTCGGCGTCGATCGCCATCTGCTTGCCGGGCATTGCATCCAACGTAAAGCGGGCGGTGACTTCCGCCGTTCGCACTGCGCCGTGACTCACGACGAGGTACTGAATTGCGATCAAGGCGAGGAACAACACAAATCCG is from Acidobacteriota bacterium and encodes:
- a CDS encoding FliM/FliN family flagellar motor switch protein, whose translation is MDAALDVTLRFGQQSITLAKLAALGPGSVIELDRKVEEPIDLVLGDRVLARGEVMIVDGNYGLRVTELFDRSQL
- a CDS encoding FliM/FliN family flagellar motor switch protein, whose amino-acid sequence is MFRSVQKWDAQSGAGIPESSVDFVSNLHRPFARGLARSLSVYFRALVELEPSAAREMLYEQVAETLTPGSLPVALKIESHPSPVFVVIDAPIAAACLDLLLGGSGEKPLDRPELTEVDVQILSEMSRMVARELEIAWHELHLRLHSDLSVGKAARRLIPPSGRLLSLDFKMKLGENEGKISVLLNPSLVESMAKALNLPGPALAANSAPPMSKEFGDALSTMSVSTELVLPAMRVAIRDLVELGLNSLLKLPLRADQPAHLLVGGREIFSALPARNGHWRAAKIEQPIPSTGIESRRSELQ
- a CDS encoding FliA/WhiG family RNA polymerase sigma factor, yielding MTPAEQTYAQNSQTLEERDQLVLGQLQEVQFIARRIHERLPQSVPFEDLVHAGVLGLLGAARKFDPSKNVQFKSYAQFRIRGAIIDSLRSLDHASRRTRTRGRKLDEATTHLSLRLGRQPTEEEIAGELGVTLVALHKLTRTLDSLETVGQQVSQGVDRTETHDLIESAPAAPEDSPFARYVRAEMQQHLAQAIRELTEREQQVISLYYVEQLTMQEIATILDVRESRISQIHCAALTKLRTFLEDKEIEGFRSFVAGA
- the flhA gene encoding flagellar biosynthesis protein FlhA translates to MAKAAKLDLLTEIKKGGADWALPAMTVGMVFVMLVPLPSFALDLLFTLSITVSVLVLLAAVQILKPAQFSVFPSLLLLLTLFRLSLDLASSRRILLNGSQGSEAAGKVIEAFGQFVVGGNYVVGFVLFLALIAIQYLVVSHGAVRTAEVTARFTLDAMPGKQMAIDADLNAGLIDEHQARERREKIAREAEFYGAMDGAARFNQRDSMATILITAINIIAGFLIGVFQQGLAFQEALKTYTILTVGNGLVSIIPSLLVSVAGAMVLTRASSDASLATDVRQQVFGKKRPLWLAAGAMLLLALVPGMPKLSFVLAALVLVAVARRIKEKIDDPKALATTTAKAGAPATAAPEIANSTFKLDDLALEVGFGLVPLADEKQSGQLLPKIRALRKHLARQIGFLVPPIHITDNLSLRENEYVVYLRGVEISRWELRRDSLLALSSQDGPLLIPGQDTHEPAFNAPARWISKDLEAKAISLGYTVVDPTTTMSTHLSEIVRQNAYELLTRQETKRLIDLLNESHPKLIEELVPKLMTLGEVQKVLQQLLRERVSIRDLGTILEALVETAAINKNPVVLVEAARHALGRALVRPLLDPRGELKVVTLAAAIEDECTRAANGTAYAAGSGPHPSLVRRILEGLQHLLGDQVTQAPPVLLCSSPGRFYLRRILEPFLPKIVVLSPTEIPATTPVHAMGVVQ